The following proteins are co-located in the Streptomyces sp. DT2A-34 genome:
- a CDS encoding CU044_5270 family protein, whose product MADELELLRRANPVPVDGPHFGDGPLDQHAERRLDRLMRERSTRRPRPVWGLAAVAVVAALVSALLFTGRTTAPAVAAPRPLLVQADSTPVTLKTLAERAQAAAAGGSPKLRKGTHVQSWSMGMSDDKPPITLPEERIVRWKADDSHTELVVATDPRHPGRPVLGGDGQLVEDGHVLSRQTYPPSWSDAPPESRPPHDAVRLHDYLEEAERAYLSDHSKPLNTSELLDATKILLDHWTLGARESAALARLLADAEGLRPVGQVTDRLGRRGQAYVYDRSATREMLIMDPATGAVLGLETTFTKAEPEYGVKAGDVMSYSAWMR is encoded by the coding sequence ATGGCTGACGAACTCGAACTGCTGCGCCGCGCCAACCCCGTACCGGTCGACGGTCCGCACTTCGGCGACGGCCCCCTCGACCAGCACGCCGAGCGGCGGCTCGACCGGCTGATGCGGGAGCGGAGCACCCGCCGCCCGCGGCCGGTCTGGGGACTGGCGGCCGTGGCCGTCGTCGCCGCGCTCGTGTCGGCTCTGCTGTTCACCGGCCGGACGACCGCCCCGGCGGTCGCCGCACCCCGCCCGCTGCTCGTGCAGGCCGACTCCACCCCCGTAACCCTGAAAACCCTGGCCGAGCGGGCACAGGCGGCGGCGGCCGGCGGTTCGCCGAAGCTCCGCAAGGGCACGCACGTGCAGTCGTGGAGCATGGGCATGAGCGACGACAAGCCGCCGATCACGCTTCCCGAGGAGCGCATCGTGCGGTGGAAGGCCGACGACAGCCACACGGAACTCGTCGTGGCGACCGACCCGCGGCACCCGGGCCGGCCGGTCCTCGGCGGCGACGGGCAACTCGTCGAGGACGGCCACGTCCTCAGCAGGCAGACATACCCGCCGAGTTGGAGCGACGCCCCGCCCGAGTCCCGGCCGCCGCACGACGCCGTACGGCTGCACGACTACCTCGAAGAAGCGGAGCGCGCCTACCTGTCGGACCACAGCAAGCCGCTGAACACCTCCGAACTCCTCGACGCCACGAAGATCCTGCTGGACCACTGGACCCTCGGCGCCCGCGAGTCCGCCGCGCTGGCCCGGCTCCTCGCGGACGCCGAGGGGCTGCGGCCCGTGGGGCAGGTGACGGACCGGCTCGGGCGGCGCGGACAGGCGTACGTGTACGACCGGTCCGCCACCCGCGAGATGCTGATCATGGACCCGGCCACCGGCGCCGTACTCGGGCTGGAGACCACCTTCACGAAGGCGGAGCCGGAGTACGGCGTCAAGGCCGGCGACGTGATGTCGTACAGCGCCTGGATGCGCTGA
- a CDS encoding RNA polymerase sigma factor, protein MSNDDNFAAAYREHYWAVSRYVARRLDGRTSDVEEVVAEVFTVAWRRRADLPPAPLPWLYGVARNCLANAVRGQGRRRRLVDRLGNDDTAHGRHIEAGPDAEAPGAWVHDALARLSPADQEVLRLTAWEELGIDEVAVALGCGTRAASMRLHRARRRLRAEIDRMCPPTASKERSHG, encoded by the coding sequence ATGAGCAACGACGACAACTTCGCCGCTGCCTATCGCGAGCACTACTGGGCGGTCAGCCGCTATGTCGCGCGGCGACTGGACGGGCGTACGAGCGACGTCGAGGAAGTGGTGGCGGAGGTGTTCACCGTCGCCTGGCGCCGCCGGGCCGACCTCCCGCCGGCACCGCTGCCCTGGCTGTACGGCGTGGCACGCAACTGCCTGGCCAACGCGGTACGCGGCCAGGGGCGCAGACGGCGGCTGGTCGACCGGCTGGGCAACGACGACACGGCACACGGGCGGCACATCGAGGCGGGCCCGGACGCGGAGGCCCCCGGCGCCTGGGTGCACGACGCGCTCGCCCGGCTCTCCCCGGCCGACCAGGAGGTGCTGCGGCTGACGGCATGGGAGGAACTCGGCATCGACGAGGTCGCCGTCGCCCTCGGCTGCGGCACGAGGGCGGCGTCGATGCGACTGCACCGGGCCCGGCGCCGACTGCGAGCCGAGATCGACCGTATGTGCCCTCCGACCGCGTCCAAGGAACGAAGCCATGGCTGA
- the ctaD gene encoding cytochrome c oxidase subunit I: MRHLKWLTTTDHKTIGTLYLVTSFAFFCVGGVMALLMRAELARPGLQIMSNTQFNQAFTMHGTIMLLMFATPLFAGFANWIMPLQIGAPDVAFPRLNMFAYWLYLFGSLIAVGGFLTPQGAADFGWFAYSPLSDAVRSPGIGADLWIMGLAFSGFGTILGSVNFITTIICMRAPGMTMFRVPIFVWNVLLTAVLVLLAFPVLAAALFALEADRKFGAHVFDSANGGALLWQHLFWFFGHPEVYIIALPFFGIISEVIPVFSRKPMFGYMGLIAATIAIAGLSVTVWAHHMYVTGGVLLPFFSFMTFLIAVPTGVKFFNWIGTMWNGSLSFETPMLWAFGFLVTFVFGGLTGVMLASPPLDFPTSDTYFVVAHFHYVIFGTVVFAMFAGFHFWWPKFTGRMLDERLGKVTFWTLFIGFHGTFLVQHWLGVNGMQRRIPDYLAVEGLTTLNTLSTVFSFVLGASLLPFFYNVWKTAKYGEKVESDDPWGYGRSLEWATSCPPPRHNFLTLPRIRSESPAFDLRHAPAPEKELTAL, encoded by the coding sequence ATGAGGCACCTCAAGTGGCTGACGACCACCGATCACAAAACAATCGGAACGCTCTATCTGGTCACGTCGTTCGCGTTCTTCTGCGTAGGTGGCGTGATGGCGCTGCTCATGCGCGCCGAGCTGGCCCGTCCGGGCCTGCAGATCATGTCGAACACGCAGTTCAACCAGGCGTTCACGATGCACGGCACGATCATGCTGCTGATGTTCGCGACGCCGCTGTTCGCCGGCTTCGCGAACTGGATCATGCCGCTGCAGATCGGCGCGCCGGACGTGGCGTTCCCCCGGCTGAACATGTTCGCCTACTGGCTGTACCTGTTCGGCTCGCTCATCGCCGTCGGCGGCTTCCTCACCCCGCAGGGTGCGGCCGACTTCGGCTGGTTCGCCTACTCCCCGCTGTCGGACGCGGTCCGCAGCCCGGGTATCGGCGCCGACTTGTGGATCATGGGTCTGGCCTTCTCCGGCTTCGGCACCATCCTCGGCTCGGTCAACTTCATCACCACGATCATCTGCATGCGCGCACCGGGCATGACCATGTTCCGCGTGCCGATCTTCGTGTGGAACGTGCTGCTGACCGCGGTGCTGGTCCTGCTGGCCTTCCCGGTCCTGGCGGCCGCGCTGTTCGCGCTGGAGGCGGACCGCAAGTTCGGCGCCCACGTCTTCGACTCCGCCAACGGCGGGGCGTTGCTGTGGCAACACCTCTTCTGGTTCTTCGGCCATCCAGAGGTGTACATCATCGCCCTGCCGTTCTTCGGCATCATCTCCGAGGTCATCCCGGTCTTCTCCCGCAAGCCGATGTTCGGCTACATGGGTCTGATCGCGGCGACCATCGCGATCGCGGGTCTGTCCGTGACGGTGTGGGCGCACCACATGTACGTCACCGGCGGTGTGCTGCTGCCGTTCTTCTCCTTCATGACGTTCCTCATCGCCGTACCAACGGGCGTGAAGTTCTTCAACTGGATCGGCACCATGTGGAACGGTTCCCTGAGTTTTGAAACACCCATGCTCTGGGCCTTTGGATTCCTGGTCACCTTCGTCTTCGGCGGTCTGACCGGCGTCATGCTCGCCTCACCGCCGCTGGACTTCCCGACGTCCGACACCTATTTCGTGGTGGCGCACTTCCACTACGTCATCTTCGGCACGGTGGTGTTCGCGATGTTCGCCGGGTTCCACTTCTGGTGGCCGAAGTTCACCGGCAGGATGCTCGACGAGCGCCTCGGCAAGGTGACCTTCTGGACGCTGTTCATCGGCTTCCACGGCACCTTCCTGGTCCAGCACTGGCTGGGCGTGAACGGAATGCAGCGCCGGATTCCCGACTATCTGGCAGTGGAAGGACTCACGACGCTCAACACCCTGTCGACCGTCTTCTCGTTCGTGCTCGGCGCGTCGCTCCTGCCGTTCTTCTACAACGTCTGGAAGACCGCGAAGTACGGCGAGAAGGTCGAGTCCGACGACCCGTGGGGATACGGCCGCTCGTTGGAATGGGCGACGTCATGCCCTCCCCCGCGCCACAACTTCCTGACGCTGCCCCGTATTCGGTCCGAATCCCCGGCGTTCGACCTGCGGCACGCTCCCGCACCGGAGAAGGAGTTGACGGCTCTGTGA
- a CDS encoding ricin-type beta-trefoil lectin domain protein: protein MYPPPRTHLVRRCRSAVARVLVLALAATAALLFAGTAPAQAVTSRQIPVPTAPMGWASWNAFAAKVDYNVIKQQVDAFVAAGLPEAGYEYINIDEGWWQGTRDSAGNITVDEAEWPGGMKAIADYIHSKGLKAGIYTDAGKDGCGYYFPTGRPAAPGSGSEGHYEQDMLAFSQWGFDFVKVDWCGGDAKGLDPKTTYQAISDAVTRATATTGRPLALSLCNWGYSNPWNWAPGMGPMWRTNTDIFFHGGTPSYSNVLTAFDRNIHPTAQHTGYYNDPDMMVVGMNGLTAAQSRSHMNLWAISGAPLLAGLDLTTLTTETTNILTNPKVIAVDQDPRGLQGVKVAEDTSGLQVYGKVLAGTGNRAVVLLNRTSTTQNMTVRWSDLGLTNASATVRDLWARQNVATTGTSYTTSVPANSSVMLTVTGGTEQSASTYNGTASFSGVVAGSAGLKTVDVSYTNNTSTARTATLTVNGQTSTKVSFPPTGSSAGNISVNVSLVKGSTNTISFSGAPTLDGIVVRPLPGKNGTLVTGTQSGRCADINDNTITNGTDAQLWDCTGGQNQVWQYSSTRKQLVVYGNKCLDAYNRGTTNGTRVVIWDCNGQSNQQWNINSDGTLTNVNAGLCLDAYGAATANGAKLVLWACNGQSNQKWTVS from the coding sequence ATGTACCCCCCGCCCCGAACCCATCTCGTCCGCCGCTGCAGATCCGCCGTCGCGCGCGTCCTCGTCCTGGCGCTCGCCGCCACGGCCGCGCTCCTGTTCGCCGGGACCGCACCCGCCCAAGCCGTGACGAGCCGTCAGATACCGGTGCCCACCGCCCCCATGGGCTGGGCGTCCTGGAACGCCTTCGCCGCGAAGGTCGACTACAACGTCATCAAGCAGCAGGTCGACGCGTTCGTGGCGGCGGGTCTGCCCGAGGCCGGCTACGAGTACATCAACATCGACGAGGGCTGGTGGCAGGGCACCCGCGACAGCGCCGGCAACATCACCGTCGACGAGGCGGAGTGGCCCGGCGGCATGAAGGCCATCGCCGACTACATCCACAGCAAGGGTCTGAAGGCCGGTATCTACACCGACGCCGGCAAGGACGGCTGCGGCTACTACTTCCCGACCGGCCGCCCCGCCGCGCCCGGCTCCGGCAGCGAGGGCCACTACGAGCAGGACATGCTGGCCTTCTCCCAGTGGGGCTTCGACTTCGTGAAGGTCGACTGGTGCGGCGGTGACGCCAAGGGCCTCGACCCGAAGACGACCTACCAGGCGATCAGCGACGCCGTCACCAGGGCGACCGCGACGACCGGCCGCCCGCTCGCCCTGTCCCTGTGCAACTGGGGCTACTCCAACCCCTGGAACTGGGCCCCCGGCATGGGCCCGATGTGGCGGACCAACACGGACATCTTCTTTCACGGCGGCACACCGTCGTACAGCAACGTCCTGACCGCCTTCGACCGCAACATCCACCCCACGGCCCAGCACACCGGCTACTACAACGACCCCGACATGATGGTCGTCGGCATGAACGGCCTGACCGCCGCCCAGAGCCGCTCCCACATGAACCTGTGGGCGATCTCCGGCGCCCCGCTGCTCGCCGGTCTCGACCTCACCACCCTCACCACCGAGACGACGAACATCCTCACCAACCCCAAGGTCATCGCCGTCGACCAGGACCCGCGCGGCCTCCAGGGTGTGAAGGTCGCCGAGGACACCTCCGGTCTCCAGGTGTACGGCAAGGTCCTCGCCGGCACCGGAAACCGTGCCGTCGTCCTCCTCAACCGCACGTCCACCACGCAGAACATGACCGTCCGCTGGTCCGACCTGGGCCTGACGAACGCCTCCGCGACCGTCCGTGACCTGTGGGCCCGCCAGAACGTCGCCACGACCGGCACGAGTTACACCACCAGCGTGCCGGCGAACAGCTCCGTCATGCTCACGGTCACCGGGGGCACCGAGCAGTCGGCGAGCACGTACAACGGCACGGCGAGCTTCTCCGGCGTGGTCGCCGGAAGCGCCGGTCTGAAGACGGTCGACGTCTCCTACACCAACAACACCTCCACCGCCCGGACCGCCACCCTCACCGTCAACGGCCAGACCTCCACCAAGGTCTCCTTCCCGCCGACCGGCTCCAGCGCCGGCAACATCTCCGTCAACGTCTCCCTCGTCAAGGGCAGCACCAACACGATCTCCTTCTCCGGCGCCCCGACCCTCGACGGCATCGTCGTACGGCCGCTGCCGGGCAAGAACGGCACCCTCGTCACCGGCACCCAGTCCGGCCGTTGCGCCGACATCAACGACAACACCATCACCAACGGCACCGACGCCCAGCTGTGGGACTGCACCGGCGGCCAGAACCAGGTCTGGCAGTACAGCAGCACCCGCAAGCAACTGGTGGTGTACGGCAACAAGTGCCTCGACGCCTACAACCGAGGTACCACCAACGGCACCCGGGTTGTCATCTGGGACTGCAACGGCCAGAGCAACCAGCAGTGGAACATCAACAGCGACGGCACCCTCACCAACGTCAACGCCGGGCTCTGCCTGGACGCGTACGGCGCGGCCACGGCCAACGGCGCGAAGCTGGTGCTCTGGGCATGCAACGGCCAGAGCAACCAGAAGTGGACGGTGTCGTAG
- a CDS encoding glycosyltransferase, which produces MTAGSRGDVAPYTGLGHALARAGHEVTLVTHGCFERLVAGSGVRFHPMPLDPRAELESARGRRLHRSATGVGKLVRVVGMARTLADRMTDDLLAAARASDLLLLAGSTAPLGQAIAEGLSLPSIDLPLQPLARTREFGPPMLGGRSWGAVGNRVAGHGVNLAIERVFSAAVPDVRARLGLPPDRARRTRASRVLHGFSPLVVPRPRDWRPDLEVAGYWWPYDGEAQLPPELRDFLDAGPPPVFVGLGSATVPDPARLSAEVVGALRGAGLRGVIQRGWGGLDAAGDDVLTIGEVPHSALFPRMAAVVHHCGAGTTGAGLRAGVPAVPVPVQFDEGFWAARLVALGVAPRAVPLRNFTAEALAAALRQATGDPSYGRRARALADRLDAEDGVAPVLDAVNRLQG; this is translated from the coding sequence ATGACGGCGGGCTCCCGGGGCGATGTGGCCCCCTATACCGGACTCGGGCACGCCCTGGCCCGGGCCGGACACGAGGTCACCCTGGTCACGCACGGCTGCTTCGAGCGGCTGGTCGCCGGGTCGGGCGTGCGCTTCCATCCGATGCCGCTGGATCCACGGGCGGAGTTGGAGTCGGCGCGTGGCCGGAGGCTGCATCGGAGTGCGACCGGCGTCGGCAAGCTCGTGCGCGTGGTGGGGATGGCGCGGACCCTGGCCGATCGAATGACGGACGACCTGCTGGCCGCCGCCCGGGCCAGCGACCTCCTGCTCCTGGCGGGCTCCACCGCACCGCTCGGGCAGGCCATCGCCGAGGGCCTGTCGCTGCCCAGCATCGACCTCCCCCTGCAACCACTCGCCCGCACCCGGGAGTTCGGTCCGCCGATGCTCGGGGGCCGCTCCTGGGGAGCCGTCGGGAACCGGGTAGCCGGGCACGGCGTGAACCTGGCCATCGAGCGGGTCTTCTCGGCGGCCGTACCGGACGTACGGGCACGCCTGGGGCTCCCGCCCGACAGGGCGCGCCGCACCCGAGCGAGCCGCGTGCTCCACGGCTTCAGCCCCCTGGTGGTGCCCCGGCCGCGCGACTGGCGTCCGGACCTGGAGGTGGCGGGTTACTGGTGGCCGTACGACGGCGAGGCCCAACTCCCGCCCGAGCTACGGGACTTCCTGGACGCGGGTCCGCCGCCCGTCTTCGTGGGCCTGGGCAGCGCGACCGTCCCGGATCCGGCGCGGCTGAGCGCCGAGGTCGTGGGCGCCCTGCGCGGGGCCGGGCTGCGCGGGGTGATCCAGCGGGGCTGGGGTGGCCTCGATGCCGCCGGGGACGACGTACTGACCATCGGCGAGGTGCCGCACTCCGCGCTGTTCCCGCGGATGGCCGCCGTGGTCCACCACTGCGGGGCGGGCACGACCGGCGCCGGGCTGCGCGCCGGGGTGCCGGCCGTTCCGGTACCGGTCCAGTTCGACGAGGGCTTCTGGGCCGCTCGCCTGGTCGCGCTCGGCGTGGCGCCCCGCGCTGTGCCGCTGCGGAACTTCACGGCCGAGGCGCTGGCGGCCGCCCTGCGGCAGGCGACCGGTGATCCGTCCTACGGCCGTCGCGCCCGGGCCCTGGCCGACCGACTGGACGCCGAGGACGGCGTGGCTCCGGTCCTCGATGCGGTGAACCGCCTCCAGGGCTGA
- a CDS encoding TetR/AcrR family transcriptional regulator, translating into MAGRLKAPTGRYGGKSAEERQAERRRRFLDAALQLFGDSPGYRGTTVAALSEAAGLSTRQFYEEFRTLEDVLAALHLQVNAWAEEAVLAAVAGAGNLPLAERATEIFRAYAANVTSDPRRIRITFVEIIGVSPRLEEQRLARRARWVDLVCAEAASAVTRGEAAPRDYRLAATAFIGSVNGLLHDWTAGWVDATLDEVVDELVRLLLGILQPADARLAGP; encoded by the coding sequence GTGGCGGGCAGGCTCAAGGCGCCCACCGGTCGCTACGGCGGCAAGTCGGCCGAGGAGCGGCAGGCCGAGCGGCGGCGCCGCTTCCTCGACGCCGCGCTCCAACTGTTCGGCGACAGCCCCGGTTACCGGGGCACCACGGTCGCGGCGCTGAGCGAGGCCGCGGGCCTGTCGACGCGTCAGTTCTACGAGGAGTTCCGCACGCTGGAGGACGTCCTGGCGGCCCTGCACCTCCAGGTCAACGCGTGGGCGGAGGAGGCCGTGCTGGCCGCGGTGGCCGGCGCGGGGAACCTGCCGCTCGCCGAACGCGCCACCGAGATCTTCCGCGCGTACGCCGCGAACGTCACCTCCGACCCGCGCCGCATCCGCATCACCTTCGTCGAGATCATCGGCGTCAGCCCCCGCCTGGAGGAACAGCGCCTCGCCCGGCGGGCCCGCTGGGTCGACCTCGTCTGCGCCGAGGCGGCGTCCGCCGTCACCCGAGGCGAGGCGGCGCCCCGCGACTACCGCCTCGCCGCGACCGCGTTCATCGGCAGCGTCAACGGGCTGCTGCACGACTGGACGGCGGGCTGGGTGGACGCGACCCTCGACGAGGTCGTCGACGAACTCGTCCGCCTCCTCCTCGGCATCCTCCAGCCGGCCGACGCACGGCTTGCCGGGCCCTGA
- a CDS encoding YncE family protein produces MPAIRPRHLCSVAAALALTVTAPATAATAAADSAALREVLFVGNNWDGTADVIKSSGDFARIGRIDVIPDKDERMAEINADPIKWIYFMAIRNSVGEGHDQFVDDMYSTPDGTSMVVSRPSFADVVSIDLATGDINWRFAVSGYRADHMAVSPDGKRVAVSASTSNTVHVLDIDSGKELGKFATGDKPHENIFTQDGKYIYNMAIGDVNTQTDAPWLDWTKGDRRVTVVDATTYQQVKVIDMRPALDAIGLTDYSDAVRPAVFSPDESKLYFQVSFFNGFFEYDLATDKITRTKTLPKNPATSDDRTTFVNDSRHHGLSMSPDGSKLCVAGTMDDYATVVNRTTLQEGPLVTASKPYWATVSGDGKSCVVSESGTDQVTAIDFATGRKQVSVPVGDHPQRVRLAHVPADWASPPTG; encoded by the coding sequence ATGCCTGCCATCAGACCCAGGCACCTGTGCTCCGTAGCCGCCGCCCTCGCCCTGACCGTGACCGCTCCCGCGACCGCCGCAACGGCCGCAGCCGACTCCGCCGCCCTGCGGGAGGTGCTGTTCGTCGGCAACAACTGGGACGGCACCGCCGATGTCATCAAGTCCTCCGGCGACTTCGCGAGGATCGGCCGTATCGACGTCATCCCCGACAAGGACGAGCGGATGGCGGAGATCAACGCCGATCCGATCAAGTGGATCTACTTCATGGCGATCCGCAACAGCGTCGGCGAGGGCCATGACCAGTTCGTCGACGACATGTACTCCACGCCGGACGGCACGTCGATGGTCGTCTCCCGGCCGAGCTTCGCCGACGTGGTCTCCATCGACCTGGCCACCGGTGACATCAACTGGCGCTTCGCCGTGTCCGGTTACCGCGCCGACCACATGGCGGTCTCCCCCGACGGCAAACGGGTCGCGGTGTCGGCCTCGACCTCCAACACCGTGCACGTGCTGGACATCGACTCCGGCAAGGAGTTGGGCAAGTTCGCCACCGGCGACAAACCGCACGAGAACATCTTCACCCAGGACGGCAAGTACATCTACAACATGGCGATCGGCGACGTGAACACACAGACCGACGCCCCGTGGCTGGACTGGACGAAGGGCGACCGGCGCGTCACCGTCGTCGACGCGACCACGTACCAGCAGGTCAAGGTCATCGACATGCGCCCGGCCCTGGACGCGATCGGCCTGACGGACTACTCCGACGCGGTCCGGCCGGCGGTGTTCTCGCCGGACGAGTCGAAGCTGTACTTCCAGGTGTCGTTCTTCAACGGCTTCTTCGAGTACGACCTGGCCACCGACAAGATCACCCGTACCAAGACCCTGCCGAAGAACCCGGCGACCAGCGACGACCGCACCACCTTCGTCAACGACTCGCGCCACCACGGCCTTTCGATGAGCCCCGACGGCAGCAAGCTGTGCGTCGCGGGCACGATGGACGACTACGCGACCGTGGTCAACCGCACCACCCTCCAGGAGGGCCCGCTCGTCACCGCCTCCAAGCCCTACTGGGCCACCGTCAGCGGTGACGGCAAGTCCTGCGTGGTCTCCGAGAGCGGCACCGACC